From the Finegoldia magna ATCC 29328 genome, the window TTGTTTAATTTCAAATTATTAAATTCGAATTCATCTTCTACTTCAACAGGCATTTCTTCTGAGATGAAATTCATAATTTTGTTTTGGACTGGCTTTGCTGATTTAAAACTTGTCATTATATCTGTGAAATTCAACAACGGTCCTGTCACATAAGCCATAAGTTGACTTGATTCTATTACTTGACCGATGGTTATTCTATCCTTAAACACTAGCCAAATTCCGACCAACATACAACCCAAATACATTGCCAACGAACTAGCAAATGATAAAACGTAAATAGTTTTGCTCAAAGTTTCCTTGGTATTTGATGCGTTACGATATTCAATGGATTTATCTTGGTTAATTTTTTGAAAAATAATTTCTCTTTTGAAAAACTTAATCAAATTGAAATTGTTCACGAATTCTTGCAAACTAGACGTGTATTCATTTCTTATATTCATAAGTTCTTCTTGTCTTTTTTCGATTAATTTTTCGAAAATAAATGGAACTGCTAATTGCACCACAGAAAATATTATTATTGTGATTGCCATTATTATGTCGATTTTGACAAGCAACACTATGGATATAACGAAATTGAGAATTTCATGATATGAAGACACCATATTTTTGAAATAATCCATCTTCAAATCTTCCAAATCATTCAAAAACATTGATATATAATATCCACTATTTTGTTTGGATATTTTGATGAGAGATTCGTCTGTTATACTGTTGAACAAATCATTTCTAACATTATATATACAATTATTCGTAAGTTCTACTGTGCTTTTTCGATATAATAAATCGGAAATACTTGCAAAAATTATGTACAACACAGAAATCAGAATTAATCTGGGCAAAAGTTGTTCTTCTCCATTAGTTCCTGCATCTGTTATAATTCTTAAAAGCCACGCCAAGCCAATATCAAACCCAACAGCAATAGGCGCTGTGAGAATAGTTAGGTAGAATAATTTTTTATTTTGCGTAATATATTTG encodes:
- a CDS encoding ATP-binding cassette domain-containing protein, with amino-acid sequence MFKYITQNKKLFYLTILTAPIAVGFDIGLAWLLRIITDAGTNGEEQLLPRLILISVLYIIFASISDLLYRKSTVELTNNCIYNVRNDLFNSITDESLIKISKQNSGYYISMFLNDLEDLKMDYFKNMVSSYHEILNFVISIVLLVKIDIIMAITIIIFSVVQLAVPFIFEKLIEKRQEELMNIRNEYTSSLQEFVNNFNLIKFFKREIIFQKINQDKSIEYRNASNTKETLSKTIYVLSFASSLAMYLGCMLVGIWLVFKDRITIGQVIESSQLMAYVTGPLLNFTDIMTSFKSAKPVQNKIMNFISEEMPVEVEDEFEFNNLKLNNISFKYPTSDKYVLKNLDFTFEKGKKYIIIGESGTGKSTIFKILQKQEIATEGEVQINNKNILDITDSTYYSKIGFATQDTGIFTASIKDNISLFDNKPVDKTIIEQLGLNTLINSKPKGIDTVISSEDKSISGGEKQRIAIARLLNENFDCILLDESTSSLDKHSVDIVEECILSKKDLTVIAITHHLTSKAIKMSDFILKLEDGKLVPVTM